One segment of Raphanus sativus cultivar WK10039 unplaced genomic scaffold, ASM80110v3 Scaffold1195, whole genome shotgun sequence DNA contains the following:
- the LOC108831504 gene encoding uncharacterized protein LOC108831504 isoform X2, with protein sequence MGYKRTFDAEDMQELNVNHARQIGYYNKLAKLDEGVPYHVSLEKPGVVIGDDLSDLYGFKSEDNLEKGFESDAPFSWMTSFEEDSQSGGTTTQSTLSDESPESDFLWRPVCLEEDVEWCQSSPDKQVPIGSDHQADIPECVKDKVRDAVDDNEEQVMMMGKCVIPMPDSETDEIGKGRKECVCMDKGSIRCVQQHITENREALFETIGYERCLELGLGEMGEEVAGKLTEDEEDLFHEVVYSNPVSLDRDFWKELKSAFPSRTMKEIVSYYFNVFILRRRAVQNRSRSLDIDSDDDEWQVEYDNTFQRPETPGKSLSRVEEEEEEEVNTEEDSCMSYDFKSNTFSTRCPVRKREESNVGNYWRHCNDFVEDHHPYSFDPCDSILADQFWSKNIDLLPTSNIIDEIFGQDPWDDDFFRGK encoded by the exons ATGGGTTATAAGCGAACTTTTGACGCTGAGGATATGCAAGAGCTCAACGTGAATCATGCAAGACAGATTGGTTATTACAACAAGCTGGCCAAACTAGATGAAGGAGTTCCATATCATGTTTCTTTGGAGAAGCCAGGTGTTGTCATAG GAGACGATCTGAGTGATCTCTATGGGTTTAAAAGTGAGGATAACCTTGAGAAGGGGTTTGAGAGTGATGCACCTTTCTCTTGGATGACCTCTTTTGAGGAGGATTCTCAATCTGGTGGGACGACGACTCAGTCTACTCTCTCTGATGAGTCTCCCGAGTCAGATTTCCTCTGGAGACCAGTTTGCCTTGAAGAAGATGTCGAGTGGTGTCAGAGTTCTCCTGATAAACAAGTTCCAATCGGATCAGATCACCAGGCCGACATTCCTGAATGTGTCAAGGATAAAGTCCGTGATGCTGTCGATGACAATGAAGAACAAGTGATGATGATGGGGAAGTGCGTCATTCCAATGCCTGACAGTGAAACTGACGAAATTGGTAAAGGAAGAAAGGAATGCGTGTGCATGGATAAAGGGTCCATCAGATGCGTGCAGCAGCACATCACGGAGAACAGAGAGGCATTGTTCGAAACTATTGGATACGAGAGATGTCTCGAGTTAGGTCTCGGTGAAATGGGGGAGGAAGTTGCTGGTAAGCTAACCGAAGACGAGGAGGATCTATTCCACGAGGTTGTTTACTCCAACCCGGTTTCGCTAGACCGGGATTTCTGGAAAGAACTAAAGTCTGCGTTTCCTTCACGGACCATGAAGGAGATTGTGAGCTATTACTTCAACGTCTTCATCCTGCGAAGACGAGCTGTACAGAATCGGTCTAGAAGCCTGGACATCGATAGTGATGATGACGAGTGGCAAGTAGAGTATGACAACACGTTTCAGCGTCCCGAAACTCCGGGAAAGAGCCTCTCaagagttgaagaagaagaggaagaagaggtgAATACTGAAGAAGATTCATGCATGTCCTATGACTTCAAGTCCAATACATTCTCCACTCGGTGTCCAGttagaaagagagaagaatccAACGTTGGGAACTACTGGCGCCACTGCAACGATTTTGTGGAGGATCATCATCCGTATTCATTTGATCCTTGTGATTCGATACTAGCAGATCAGTTTTGGAGTAAGAACATTGATCTTCTTCCAACTTCGAACATCATCGACGAGATCTTTGGTCAAGACCCATGGGATGATGATTTCTTTAGGGGAAAgtaa
- the LOC108831504 gene encoding uncharacterized protein LOC108831504 isoform X1, with the protein MGYKRTFDAEDMQELNVNHARQIGYYNKLAKLDEGVPYHVSLEKPGVVIAGDDLSDLYGFKSEDNLEKGFESDAPFSWMTSFEEDSQSGGTTTQSTLSDESPESDFLWRPVCLEEDVEWCQSSPDKQVPIGSDHQADIPECVKDKVRDAVDDNEEQVMMMGKCVIPMPDSETDEIGKGRKECVCMDKGSIRCVQQHITENREALFETIGYERCLELGLGEMGEEVAGKLTEDEEDLFHEVVYSNPVSLDRDFWKELKSAFPSRTMKEIVSYYFNVFILRRRAVQNRSRSLDIDSDDDEWQVEYDNTFQRPETPGKSLSRVEEEEEEEVNTEEDSCMSYDFKSNTFSTRCPVRKREESNVGNYWRHCNDFVEDHHPYSFDPCDSILADQFWSKNIDLLPTSNIIDEIFGQDPWDDDFFRGK; encoded by the exons ATGGGTTATAAGCGAACTTTTGACGCTGAGGATATGCAAGAGCTCAACGTGAATCATGCAAGACAGATTGGTTATTACAACAAGCTGGCCAAACTAGATGAAGGAGTTCCATATCATGTTTCTTTGGAGAAGCCAGGTGTTGTCATAG CAGGAGACGATCTGAGTGATCTCTATGGGTTTAAAAGTGAGGATAACCTTGAGAAGGGGTTTGAGAGTGATGCACCTTTCTCTTGGATGACCTCTTTTGAGGAGGATTCTCAATCTGGTGGGACGACGACTCAGTCTACTCTCTCTGATGAGTCTCCCGAGTCAGATTTCCTCTGGAGACCAGTTTGCCTTGAAGAAGATGTCGAGTGGTGTCAGAGTTCTCCTGATAAACAAGTTCCAATCGGATCAGATCACCAGGCCGACATTCCTGAATGTGTCAAGGATAAAGTCCGTGATGCTGTCGATGACAATGAAGAACAAGTGATGATGATGGGGAAGTGCGTCATTCCAATGCCTGACAGTGAAACTGACGAAATTGGTAAAGGAAGAAAGGAATGCGTGTGCATGGATAAAGGGTCCATCAGATGCGTGCAGCAGCACATCACGGAGAACAGAGAGGCATTGTTCGAAACTATTGGATACGAGAGATGTCTCGAGTTAGGTCTCGGTGAAATGGGGGAGGAAGTTGCTGGTAAGCTAACCGAAGACGAGGAGGATCTATTCCACGAGGTTGTTTACTCCAACCCGGTTTCGCTAGACCGGGATTTCTGGAAAGAACTAAAGTCTGCGTTTCCTTCACGGACCATGAAGGAGATTGTGAGCTATTACTTCAACGTCTTCATCCTGCGAAGACGAGCTGTACAGAATCGGTCTAGAAGCCTGGACATCGATAGTGATGATGACGAGTGGCAAGTAGAGTATGACAACACGTTTCAGCGTCCCGAAACTCCGGGAAAGAGCCTCTCaagagttgaagaagaagaggaagaagaggtgAATACTGAAGAAGATTCATGCATGTCCTATGACTTCAAGTCCAATACATTCTCCACTCGGTGTCCAGttagaaagagagaagaatccAACGTTGGGAACTACTGGCGCCACTGCAACGATTTTGTGGAGGATCATCATCCGTATTCATTTGATCCTTGTGATTCGATACTAGCAGATCAGTTTTGGAGTAAGAACATTGATCTTCTTCCAACTTCGAACATCATCGACGAGATCTTTGGTCAAGACCCATGGGATGATGATTTCTTTAGGGGAAAgtaa
- the LOC130503874 gene encoding SHUGOSHIN 2-like: MLFSSKEYVEQFEKENMPLMKALAHINKIIELSRVEFQKLRINLRNVQEKNLQLARSSIQTETEYGFLELKFVFYFSLQELKSNRDRLKLLQHELGCKNVLLEPRALPLWRLPLDHHEVVAL; this comes from the exons ATGCTCTTCTCTTCTAAAGAATATGTTGAGCAGTTTGAAAAG GAAAACATGCCACTGATGAAAGCTCTAGCACACATAAA TAAAATTATTGAGCTTAGCAGGGTTGAGTTTCAGAAACTAAGGATCAACTTACGGAATGTGCAGGAAAAGAATTTGCAGCTTGCGCG GAGCTCAATACAAACAGAGACAGAGTATGGTTTTCTGGAACTGaagtttgtattttatttttccttgcAGGAGCTAAAATCAAACAGAGACAGG CTCAAACTACTTCAGCATGAACTTGGCTGCAAGAATGTATTACTTGAACCCAGGGCGCTTCCTCTTTGGCGCTTGCCACTGGACCACCATGAAGTGGTTGCACTTTAG
- the LOC130503875 gene encoding nodulin-related protein 2-like: MNFLSDQVKKFSDSKPEEPDHNKPAEGTETTNRPASSSELMASAKVVAEAAQAAARNESDKLDKAKVAGASADILDAAQKYGKLDEKSGTGQYIEKAEKYLNDFESSHSSGAAGTPPPAIEAEPEAKKPEEESGGGLGGYAKMAQGFMK, encoded by the coding sequence ATGAACTTCCTCTCCGATCAGGTAAAGAAATTCTCGGACTCCAAACCAGAGGAGCCAGACCACAACAAACCCGCCGAAGGAACCGAAACAACCAACAGACCAGCTTCATCCTCCGAGCTCATGGCCAGTGCCAAGGTCGTAGCCGAAGCTGCTCAAGCCGCTGCTCGTAACGAGTCAGACAAACTCGACAAGGCTAAAGTCGCCGGAGCCAGCGCTGACATCTTAGATGCCGCCCAAAAATACGGAAAGCTCGATGAGAAGAGCGGCACTGGTCAGTACATAGAGAAGGCCGAGAAGTATCTAAACGATTTCGAGTCCTCGCATTCTTCCGGCGCCGCCGGTACTCCTCCCCCGGCAATTGAGGCTGAACCGGAAGCTAAGAAGCCCGAAGAGGAGTCTGGTGGTGGCTTGGGAGGTTATGCTAAGATGGCTCAAGGTTTCATGAAGTGA